Proteins from one Candidatus Poseidoniia archaeon genomic window:
- a CDS encoding FKBP-type peptidyl-prolyl cis-trans isomerase, translating to MAPRRIRKGKKPERTATPQGGRPTVALALGALMIVSVFAGVVLFLIPEDAPTITYGVEAEFLQDTIEAEQGGQSDFVLVVRNTGSHGDSFDIVVQSNDGGFDIAVESGFESVDVAVDKRLPLLVHVTSPNAGLLYATLRVSSQGDPAISTSLRLYVKASGEFGNTTQHGDSVDVWYAGIQASDGILFDTNIESIFKSDYPRKESASEHYDLLTAPNVGCEATGVPDDNCQDKRQMIPGFDNKLVGMREGQTLAVRIPAQEAYGTNPESHALGGQDLIFFITLAAIV from the coding sequence ATGGCACCCAGACGGATACGCAAGGGAAAGAAGCCGGAACGGACCGCGACCCCGCAAGGCGGCCGGCCGACGGTGGCGCTCGCGCTCGGCGCGCTGATGATTGTGAGCGTCTTCGCCGGGGTGGTGCTGTTCCTGATTCCCGAGGATGCGCCGACCATAACCTACGGTGTCGAGGCAGAATTCCTGCAGGACACCATCGAGGCTGAGCAGGGCGGCCAGAGCGACTTCGTGCTGGTGGTACGCAACACCGGCTCGCATGGCGACAGCTTTGACATCGTAGTCCAGTCCAACGACGGCGGCTTCGACATCGCCGTCGAAAGCGGCTTCGAATCGGTTGACGTCGCCGTGGACAAGCGACTGCCGCTACTGGTGCACGTCACCTCGCCCAACGCCGGGCTGCTCTATGCGACACTACGCGTCAGCTCACAGGGTGACCCCGCCATCTCGACCAGCCTGCGGCTCTACGTCAAGGCCTCCGGGGAGTTTGGCAACACCACCCAGCACGGCGACTCTGTCGACGTCTGGTACGCCGGAATCCAGGCCAGCGACGGCATCCTGTTCGACACCAATATCGAGTCCATCTTCAAGTCAGACTACCCGCGCAAGGAGTCCGCCAGCGAGCATTACGACCTGCTGACGGCGCCCAACGTCGGCTGCGAGGCGACCGGAGTCCCCGACGATAACTGTCAGGACAAGCGGCAGATGATTCCCGGCTTCGACAACAAGCTGGTCGGCATGCGCGAAGGGCAGACGCTGGCGGTGCGCATCCCTGCGCAGGAAGCCTACGGCACAAACCCGGAATCGCACGCGCTGGGCGGACAGGACCTGATTTTCTTCATCACCCTCGCGGCCATCGTTTGA
- a CDS encoding D-aminoacyl-tRNA deacylase yields the protein MNLILASQADSAALNLRERLLELGNWREDGEFQGSPVWRLVDGGGSFCAAGTRMATLAELHLHAEQVDREWAAEFGETPECIAFLSRHKAASGRPSLTVHPVGNWGAADYGGTPGAVSGTAPGWMTGLLRAIARTAPAGYQACFEATHHGPLLETPAFFVEIGSDEGRWELREPAEVLARALLALEPASGIPLVGIGGGHYTSRFSDIALKREAVFGHMVPKYALEQLTPELLRSALERSGARAIYLHRKGMPKSAVTRWRDWAGKNSIAIVSSKELPQREK from the coding sequence ATGAACCTCATTCTCGCGTCGCAGGCGGACAGCGCCGCGCTCAACCTGCGCGAGCGGCTGCTTGAGCTCGGGAACTGGCGCGAAGATGGCGAATTCCAGGGCAGCCCCGTATGGCGGCTCGTCGACGGCGGCGGCAGCTTCTGCGCCGCGGGAACCCGCATGGCGACGCTGGCAGAGCTGCACCTCCATGCGGAACAGGTTGACCGCGAGTGGGCCGCCGAATTCGGCGAAACGCCAGAATGCATCGCATTCCTCTCGCGCCACAAGGCGGCCAGCGGCCGCCCCTCGCTGACGGTGCACCCCGTCGGCAACTGGGGCGCCGCCGACTACGGCGGGACGCCCGGCGCGGTCTCGGGGACCGCGCCGGGCTGGATGACCGGGCTGCTGCGCGCCATCGCGCGTACCGCGCCGGCCGGCTACCAGGCCTGCTTCGAAGCGACGCACCACGGCCCGCTGCTCGAGACGCCGGCCTTCTTCGTCGAAATCGGCTCTGACGAAGGGCGCTGGGAATTGCGCGAGCCGGCCGAAGTGCTGGCGCGCGCGCTGCTCGCGCTCGAGCCGGCCAGCGGCATCCCGCTCGTAGGAATCGGCGGCGGCCACTACACGTCGCGCTTCAGCGACATCGCGCTGAAGCGCGAAGCGGTTTTCGGCCATATGGTCCCGAAATACGCGCTCGAGCAGCTGACGCCGGAGCTGCTGCGGTCGGCGCTCGAGCGCTCCGGCGCGCGGGCAATCTACCTGCACCGCAAGGGGATGCCGAAATCCGCCGTCACGCGCTGGCGCGACTGGGCCGGGAAAAATAGCATCGCAATCGTCAGCTCGAAAGAGCTGCCGCAGCGTGAAAAATAG
- a CDS encoding 50S ribosome-binding GTPase codes for MDWRPLPEILDAEQLVERALHRAAKKRSGASDNAARKLSSLSDNLAATLGAIVDDFPSLDQLHPFDRDIVDLSVGLDELRQSLGGVDWARKQLQKLGGRFTSQAARARGERARQLQKQGYGRLTSVVRQVADRLEFLRDARSVLRKLPAVDPETPLVAMAGAPNVGKSSLVRAISTGRPVVREYPFTTKSVSLGHITARYQTIQVLDTPGLLDRPDAERNNIEKQGLAALEHLAPAIVFVTDASGTSGYPLEVQQALRAELRARYPQAPWLEVQGKFDLEQEAPLGEGALAVSATEGTGVDELKQAVIAMLLPG; via the coding sequence ATGGACTGGCGCCCGCTGCCCGAGATACTCGATGCAGAGCAACTCGTCGAGCGTGCGCTCCACCGCGCCGCGAAGAAGCGCAGCGGTGCTTCCGACAACGCTGCGCGCAAGCTCTCTTCGCTCTCCGACAACCTTGCGGCGACGCTCGGCGCGATTGTCGACGACTTCCCAAGCCTGGACCAGCTGCACCCGTTCGACCGCGACATCGTCGATCTGAGCGTCGGGCTGGACGAGCTGCGGCAGTCGCTGGGTGGCGTCGACTGGGCGCGCAAGCAGCTGCAGAAGCTGGGCGGCCGCTTCACGTCACAAGCGGCGCGCGCCCGCGGCGAGCGGGCGCGCCAGTTGCAGAAGCAGGGCTACGGACGCCTGACTTCAGTCGTGCGGCAGGTCGCCGACCGGCTCGAGTTCCTGCGCGACGCCCGGTCGGTGCTGCGCAAGCTGCCGGCGGTCGACCCGGAAACGCCGCTGGTGGCGATGGCGGGCGCACCCAACGTCGGCAAGTCGAGCCTGGTGCGCGCCATTTCCACCGGCCGGCCGGTCGTGCGTGAATACCCGTTCACGACCAAGTCGGTGAGTCTGGGGCACATCACAGCCCGTTACCAGACGATACAGGTGCTCGACACTCCGGGGCTGCTCGACCGCCCCGACGCGGAGCGCAACAACATCGAGAAGCAGGGGCTCGCAGCGCTCGAACACTTGGCGCCCGCTATTGTGTTCGTGACCGACGCTTCGGGGACTTCGGGCTACCCGCTCGAAGTCCAGCAGGCGCTGCGCGCCGAGCTCCGCGCGCGTTACCCGCAGGCGCCCTGGCTGGAGGTGCAGGGCAAGTTCGACCTGGAGCAGGAGGCGCCCCTTGGGGAGGGTGCGTTGGCGGTCTCGGCCACGGAGGGAACTGGCGTCGACGAACTCAAGCAGGCAGTCATTGCGATGCTCCTCCCGGGCTAG
- the icd gene encoding NADP-dependent isocitrate dehydrogenase, protein MAPATITCRDGELAVPDEPIIPLIIGDGIGHDVTPVARDVLDAAVARAYGGQRRIAWREVLAGEAAHAATGEWLPEATLEAIRTQLVALKGPLTTPIGGGFRSLNVTLRQQLDLFACVRPIRWFEGVPSPVKDPGAVEMIIFRENSEDVYAGIEWEAGSAEAQRVINFLQSEMGVTKIRFPESSGIGIKPISREGTERIVRAALRYAITHDQPNVTLVHKGNIMKFTEGGFRDWGYALAKAEFGATELDGGPWCTLKNPETGRDIIIKDVIADAMLQQLLTRPREYSVLTTMNLNGDYISDALAAQVGGIGIAPGANINYDTGHALFEATHGTAPKYAGQDKVNPGSVILSGEMMLRYLGWNEAADLVIRGIAGAITARSVTYDFHRLMEGATLLKCSEFGQAVIDHM, encoded by the coding sequence ATGGCCCCGGCAACGATTACCTGCCGCGACGGTGAACTCGCCGTTCCGGACGAGCCGATAATCCCGCTGATTATCGGCGACGGCATCGGCCATGACGTGACGCCGGTCGCGCGCGACGTGCTCGATGCGGCAGTCGCGCGCGCTTACGGCGGGCAGCGACGCATCGCCTGGCGGGAAGTGCTCGCGGGCGAAGCGGCGCACGCCGCGACCGGCGAGTGGCTGCCGGAAGCGACCCTGGAGGCGATTCGTACCCAGCTTGTCGCCTTGAAAGGGCCATTGACGACACCGATCGGAGGCGGCTTCCGTTCGCTTAACGTGACGCTGCGGCAGCAGCTGGACCTGTTCGCCTGCGTCCGCCCCATCCGCTGGTTCGAGGGTGTCCCCAGCCCGGTAAAGGACCCGGGCGCGGTCGAGATGATTATCTTCCGCGAGAACTCGGAGGACGTCTACGCAGGCATCGAGTGGGAAGCTGGCTCGGCCGAGGCGCAGCGCGTCATCAACTTCCTGCAGTCGGAGATGGGCGTCACCAAAATCCGGTTCCCTGAGAGCTCGGGTATCGGCATCAAACCCATCTCACGTGAGGGGACTGAGCGCATCGTGCGCGCCGCGCTGCGATACGCAATCACGCACGACCAGCCCAACGTGACGCTGGTCCACAAGGGCAATATTATGAAATTTACGGAAGGGGGCTTCCGTGACTGGGGCTATGCGCTCGCAAAGGCCGAATTCGGTGCGACCGAGCTGGATGGCGGGCCGTGGTGCACGCTGAAGAATCCGGAGACGGGCCGTGATATCATCATCAAGGACGTCATCGCCGACGCGATGCTCCAGCAATTGCTGACGCGCCCGCGCGAGTACAGCGTGCTGACGACGATGAACCTGAACGGCGACTACATCTCCGACGCGCTGGCGGCGCAGGTGGGCGGCATCGGCATCGCGCCGGGCGCCAACATCAACTATGACACCGGCCACGCGCTCTTCGAGGCGACGCACGGCACCGCGCCGAAATATGCGGGGCAGGACAAGGTGAACCCCGGCTCGGTAATCCTGAGCGGCGAGATGATGCTGCGCTACCTGGGCTGGAACGAGGCGGCCGACCTGGTCATCCGCGGCATCGCAGGCGCCATCACGGCGCGCAGCGTCACCTACGATTTCCACCGGCTAATGGAGGGCGCGACGCTGCTGAAGTGCAGCGAGTTCGGGCAGGCCGTCATCGACCACATGTGA
- a CDS encoding proline dehydrogenase family protein codes for MNLLNRLVVGSAPWMPRFVIGRVAARYVAGDSLEDGLALVEHLNAQGFTGTLDVLGEEIREEGATLRFRDAYLEALDGIANRGVECNVSLKLTALGLRIDPALCWNNLAPILDRAREFDNFVRFDMEDSSITVATLEMCQRAREYYSRCGTVLQASLHRTLEDARGLAGAGSNVRICKGAYVEPEAIAFQGFQEIRDSFMAVARQLLEQGTYACFATHDLWLIEHCEALVAELGVAPDRYEFQALSGVPVEATLDQLLASGHRVRYYIPFGPEWYAYSLRRMRENPAIWRHTLRAMFSRSRHRRR; via the coding sequence GTGAACCTGCTCAACCGGCTGGTCGTCGGTAGTGCGCCGTGGATGCCGCGCTTCGTCATCGGCCGCGTCGCAGCACGCTACGTCGCGGGCGACTCGCTCGAGGATGGCCTTGCGCTGGTGGAGCACCTGAACGCGCAGGGTTTCACCGGGACGCTCGACGTGCTGGGCGAAGAAATCCGCGAGGAGGGTGCGACGCTGCGGTTCCGCGACGCCTACCTCGAGGCGCTGGACGGCATCGCCAATCGCGGCGTGGAGTGTAACGTCTCGCTCAAGCTAACCGCGCTCGGCCTGCGCATCGACCCTGCGCTCTGCTGGAACAATCTCGCCCCGATACTGGACCGCGCCCGCGAGTTCGACAATTTCGTGCGCTTCGACATGGAGGACTCCAGCATTACCGTGGCAACGCTCGAGATGTGCCAGCGCGCGCGCGAATACTACTCACGCTGCGGGACGGTGCTACAGGCGTCCCTGCACCGCACGCTCGAGGATGCGCGTGGCCTGGCGGGGGCGGGGAGCAATGTGCGCATTTGCAAGGGCGCCTATGTCGAGCCGGAGGCGATTGCGTTCCAGGGCTTCCAGGAAATCCGCGACAGCTTCATGGCGGTCGCGCGACAGCTGCTCGAGCAGGGCACTTACGCCTGCTTCGCGACGCACGACCTGTGGCTCATCGAGCACTGCGAGGCGCTGGTCGCCGAACTGGGGGTCGCACCCGACCGCTACGAATTCCAGGCGCTCTCGGGGGTACCGGTCGAGGCTACGCTCGACCAGCTTCTGGCTTCAGGGCACCGCGTCCGATACTACATCCCGTTCGGGCCGGAGTGGTACGCCTACTCGCTGCGCCGCATGCGCGAGAATCCCGCTATCTGGCGGCATACGCTACGCGCCATGTTTTCGCGCTCGCGCCACCGCCGCCGCTAG
- the hutU gene encoding urocanate hydratase, which translates to MEPIRAPRGSELSCKGWEQEAALRMLMNNLDPEVAENPDELVVYGGRGKAARNWDCYHAIVRALRGLASDETLLVQSGKPVGVFRTHADAPRVLIANANLVGNWATWEHFHELERKGLMMYGQMTAGSWIYIGSQGILQGTYETFVEAGRQHFGGSLAGKLIVSGGLGGMGGAQPLAATMAGATFLAADVDRTRIEKRLASDYCDEISGDIDAAIDLALKWRDGGKARSIGVVANAAELLERLIERDIVPDLLTDQTSAHDPLNGYVPRGLSLDAAVALRENDAAAYQQRSLATMADHVRAMLSLQERGAHTFDYGNNLRAGAQEAGVANAFDFPGFVPAYVRPLFCEGKGPFRWVALSGDPADLAATDDVILELFPDDEPLVRWITMAREKIKFQGLPSRICWLGYGDRAKAGLAFNALVASERVSAPIVIGRDHLDCGSVASPNRETEAMRDGSDAVADWPLLNAMLNVAAGATWVSFHHGGGVGIGYSLHAGMVVVADGTDAAAARLERVLTTDPGTGIMRHVDAGYDRAREVADEHGMQVGLVD; encoded by the coding sequence ATGGAACCCATCCGGGCGCCGCGTGGGAGCGAGCTCAGCTGCAAGGGCTGGGAGCAGGAAGCGGCGCTGCGGATGCTGATGAACAACCTCGACCCCGAAGTCGCGGAAAACCCGGACGAGCTGGTGGTCTACGGCGGCCGTGGCAAGGCGGCGCGCAACTGGGACTGCTACCACGCCATCGTCCGCGCGCTACGCGGGCTCGCGAGCGACGAGACGCTGCTGGTGCAGTCGGGCAAGCCGGTCGGTGTCTTCCGCACACACGCTGATGCGCCGCGGGTGCTCATCGCCAACGCCAACCTGGTCGGCAACTGGGCGACGTGGGAGCACTTCCACGAGCTGGAGCGCAAGGGGCTGATGATGTACGGGCAGATGACCGCCGGCTCCTGGATTTACATCGGCTCGCAGGGCATTTTGCAGGGGACGTACGAGACCTTCGTCGAAGCCGGCCGCCAGCATTTCGGCGGCTCGCTGGCCGGGAAACTGATCGTCAGCGGCGGCCTCGGCGGAATGGGCGGCGCGCAGCCGCTCGCGGCGACGATGGCGGGCGCGACGTTCCTCGCTGCGGATGTTGACCGCACGCGCATCGAGAAGCGGCTCGCGAGCGACTACTGCGACGAAATCAGCGGCGATATCGACGCGGCGATTGACCTCGCGCTCAAGTGGCGCGACGGTGGCAAAGCGCGCAGCATCGGCGTTGTCGCCAACGCTGCCGAGCTGCTGGAGCGGCTCATCGAGCGCGACATTGTTCCCGACCTGCTGACCGACCAGACTTCGGCGCACGACCCGCTCAACGGCTACGTCCCGCGCGGGCTCTCGCTCGACGCGGCGGTCGCGCTGCGCGAAAACGACGCCGCGGCATACCAGCAGCGCAGTCTGGCAACGATGGCAGACCACGTGCGCGCAATGCTCAGCCTGCAAGAACGGGGCGCGCACACTTTTGATTACGGCAACAACCTCAGGGCTGGTGCGCAGGAAGCGGGGGTCGCGAACGCGTTCGACTTCCCCGGCTTCGTCCCGGCGTATGTGCGGCCGCTTTTCTGCGAAGGCAAGGGGCCGTTCCGCTGGGTAGCGTTGAGCGGCGACCCCGCAGACCTGGCCGCCACCGACGACGTGATTCTGGAGCTGTTTCCCGACGATGAGCCGCTCGTGCGCTGGATAACAATGGCGCGTGAGAAAATAAAATTCCAGGGACTGCCGTCGCGCATCTGCTGGCTCGGTTACGGCGACCGCGCGAAGGCGGGGCTGGCGTTCAACGCGCTCGTCGCCTCCGAGCGGGTGAGTGCACCCATCGTGATTGGGCGCGACCATCTCGACTGCGGCTCGGTCGCGAGCCCGAACCGCGAGACCGAAGCGATGCGCGACGGTAGCGACGCGGTCGCGGACTGGCCGCTGCTCAACGCAATGCTCAATGTCGCCGCCGGGGCCACGTGGGTCAGCTTCCACCACGGCGGCGGCGTCGGCATCGGCTACTCGCTGCACGCCGGGATGGTTGTCGTCGCCGACGGCACGGACGCAGCGGCGGCGCGGCTTGAGCGGGTGCTGACGACTGATCCCGGCACCGGCATCATGCGGCACGTCGACGCCGGCTACGACCGCGCCCGCGAAGTCGCTGACGAGCACGGGATGCAGGTCGGGCTGGTCGATTGA